Part of the Phragmites australis chromosome 23, lpPhrAust1.1, whole genome shotgun sequence genome is shown below.
TTGTTAAGATGGTGTGAAAGAGCAAAACTGGTCACCTTTGTCATGATAAACTCGTGCGTATGGCTTTGACGATCTTCCCGGGCAGCTCAGTGCCCCGCAAGATGAGGTACAGTACAAATGAAGCGTAGACAAGGACCCCCACGCAGAGAAGTGTGGCGGATAAAGGGCCTTGGATTTCAGAAGAGAAGAAATCCATCAATAGGTAGCCGTTGATTGTGATCAGCAGTGTGGCCACTGTCCAGGTTACGGCCTGCATAAAAAGTTAAAAACGTTGAAGCTAAGTGAGGACAATATCACTTTTGAACTTTAACGTGCCCAATCAAAACGACAATGTCAGTagaataatatttgattaattgaTCAGCCCACAAGGTAGGGAGCATGTGATTAAAGGTAGATTTCGTTCAACAAAAATGTTCTCATATAACTCAAGTACTCGATGAATAAATCATCAGTCCTACAATATTACTGGCTTCTGAATTTAGTACGAGGGTTTTTTGTGAAAGCATGAAGCAATAAAGCTTCTAGCAAAATACGTGATCACGTACTAACAAGAACACGATCAGGCTCTACAATTTGCGTGATGGACTATGAATATGACTAGTTTGACTATCTGCAAACCAACACCCTATCAAATACTAAATGTGATCTATGAAATTAATAGTTTGCCTATGTACAAACCATTACCCTAGCCAAATCATAAATGGCACCTATTCTAGGTGCCTCTTAATCATCAAGGTGTGTAACTTGGATACATGACTGAGTAATGCTTCTAACACAAGGTTTGAGGTTCGTGATGCATGGATTATGTCATAAAACGAAGACTAGATGGCACTCAATACTGTATTGAAAAAAGGGACAGGCATATCTCGTGATTACTTACCTGGGTGTTAGGGCCAATTTTAAAGACTCCCATAACTTGCTCCTTCGAAACCAAGGTTATGAGTGGGATAAGCGCAAAAGGGATCTGAATTGATTGGAGCACATTGAGCCACTCATTTAAAACATCCAGCGCAGAATCAAATGTGTCGAAGAACAGAGCAACAATTATAGTTGGCACAATTGCAAAGCTTCTGGTGATCAGTGCCCTGGTCCATTTTTTTAACTTCAGGTTCAGAAATCCACCCATTATAAACTGTCCAGCATAAGTCCCTGTTATGGTACTACTCTGGCCAGCCGCTAATAGTCCAATCCCCCAAATGTAGAGGATAGGGAAAAATCCTCCACCAAACTTCTCTTGTAGATACTGTCCAGCATTTTCGAGGCCAATATTACCAGCTTCCTTACTGCCATAGAATCCTTTCGCGAAAACTGTTGTGACAAAGAGATTTATCATGAAGGAGACAGCTAATGCTACAGTCGACTCTATTGAATAGTATCTCAATGCTTCACGGACTTGATATTCCTTATTCTGATCTATTTTCCTTGATTGCACGAGTGCTGAATGAAGGAACACATTGTGGGGCATGATAACACAGCCAACAACCCCAACCGCTTGTCTTATTGTCCTGGAGCTCAATTTGGGAACCAAAATACCTGATGATACAAATTATGTATGATCAATGGTCAAGAATGCATGAAACAACTTACAGCATCAGAAGCTGAGATCCTTACCAATCAACAAGTCCTTCCCGTTGGGCTTGGTATCTGTGAACATCCATGCAAAGGAGATGGCCATCGTTGCAATTAAAAATGCAAATACAGCTTCTAGTTTCCTCACCCCGTAGTTttcaagggaaagaaaaatgaagCTGACAAAAGGTAACACAAAGTAAGTAAATGATCCACATAATAACAGACACTTAGCTGTCATAAGGCACTTAATTAAACATTAACTTAAGTATATTGATATCACCATCCAGGTGCAAAACAGAATGCAAAAATTCACACAGACAACATCAGTTTTATTTATACTCCAAAGAATGCGGTTTTAATTGTGAGCTTGAGGCCATTTGGGCAATTGGATAAGTCACTTTATAAGCAAAGCAATGATTATTCAGAAAACTCTGGaacaagattaaaaaaaactctaacatCAAAGCATCTCCAACTTTTCTCAGAAGCAGCAAAGACCAAAGGTCCCATCACAAAGTTGCATGAGCGTCAAACACTAAAAAACATGCATTCGGATGTCACATACACGTAGTAGCATTCTTCCAACTTTTGTGAAATAAAGTATGATATCTAGCTGTCAGCAGCATCAATTCATTGTGCAAAAGGTCAGCACAACACTTCATAAGTTTACGTTAAACTACTtcaggaaaaaacaaaaaaaataaggaaacaCAAGCTTATCGTAATGCATCTTTTCTTAAGATAGAAGAACCAATTATTTGGAGAGCGGAATCTAACATGGTAAGGCAAAGTGAATTGACAGAAAACATCCACATAATTGAGTAACGGTAGTTGGAAATTCTCAAAATCATTATCTTAAGTAATAATACTTGACCCGAATGCCAGACCCAACTTTGGTGTTCAAAATTAAACAGTGGTCTAGAGTTCTTTACTTCTTATAAAAGAAACTGGCGTGAGCCATGTTTCCatatagaaataaaaagttGACCACCAAAATCTAAGGCCATGAATCAAATGCCACGACAAATTTCTCTGATACATCTTGCTGGTCCAGAAAATTTTAATTTCTATGGTAGTCCGTTGAAAAAGAACGAAAATTCAAACTTAAAACTTGGAAGTTAAAACTTATAACACGTAGTGAAATCTTTTGCTATCTCGAATGTCAAAGTAGGTACGTGTCTCCAACCTTCCTACGCCATAGGttacaaaaaaataaaagtggatcagaggtgcaacatcaatggTGATTGGTGACTGAGATTCCTGTAGTACAACCTCACCTAAAAATTAAAACGTTCCTCCAAATTGAAGAAACAATTATCACAAGCAATTGCTAACTAACTGAGATCTAACACCTTCACTCCCACCAAAACCTGACACAAATCCTCCTAATGATCCAATTTCAAACTTCAAACTGTTAGCACCGATGACTCAGCCTAAAAGCTGTGATCTTTTCTCTTTCATTTTCCTTGGAAAAATCTCCAGTGATGGCGAGTTCTCCTATGCCGGTCAAAGAGCTTCAATCTTTTTccgtaaagaaaaaaaaaactctttggAACTATACTGCCGTTCAGTACCAATCGCCAGCCGTGCGAAAGCTCCAACAATTCAAGAACTGGAACCGAACAgtacaaacaaataaaaaccccaaatttaataaaaattctGAACTCACCAATCCAAGGCGGTGATGACGACGCCGGCCCAAAGCGGCAGGTACCCCCTGCTGAGTATCTTGATGGCGATGGCGCTGCCGATGACCTCCTGTATGTCAGCGCCGACCATGGCGACCTCGGCCATGAGCCAAAGCGCGAGTCGCGCCCAGTCGGGGTACTCGTCGCGGCAGAGCTCGGCGAGGTGCCGCCCCGTGGCGACCCCGAGGCGCGCGGCGAGGAGCTGCACGAGGAGTCCCATGGCGGTGGCCCACATGAGCAGCCACAGCAGCGTGTCccccgcggcggcgccggcctgGAGGTCCCCCTCGAGGTTGCCCGGGTCCAGGAACGCGATGCTCATCAGGAACCCGGGCCCCGTGAACAGCCACAGCTTCCGCCACGAGAAGGGCGGGGCCGCCCCCGACGCCGAGCAGAGCGCCgcctcgccaccgccgccgtgctCCGGGTCGGGCCCGTCCGATATGGACACGATGACCTTCTCCTCCGCCTCGTACGCGCGCTCCTCGaggtcctcgtcgtcgtcggccgGGAGGAGGGCGCGCGCCTCGTCGTCGACTCCGGGCGCGGAGGCCGGGAGGAGGGCGCGCGCCTCCTCGTCGGCCCTGGCCGAGGAGACTGAGGCGGCAGCGCACCCGGCGCCTCCGGCGCCGGTGGGGGCGGCCATCTAGATGCGCTACGGCTTGCGACGCGGACGCGGACCACGTGCCCGTCTCGCTTCAGGATTATATGCGACTGGTAACACACTTGTCACTTATGCGGGCCTTAATCCTAATCTGtgttagaccatcttcaacaattaccttaaattttcattctcaaaatactattacagcatcctctatcactgtTATAACATCCCCTatccctaacactgtagcaATACTGTATCACTGAATACAGACTCTGTTGAAGACGAATTTCTAGTGGTACAGTaccccgcaaagtactgtagcactaagaatcctcaaatttgcagATCCTGTTGGAGAGGGCCTTAGCTTCGGACTTTGGCATAGTTGAATTTTTTACAAGTTCTGTAATTCAGTACTACCTCTAgtcccaaatataagtctattatCATATAGACATTATCTCTAATGtaatattttgattaataatatttataaaaatatattattttaagtAGAAATAGCTACTCCCTCTGGTAATAAATACATATCGTTTTGGATAGcgattttttatcaaaatatatttataaaagttattgaatttgtaatattatgaaattatttttaagataaatatgtatatataattttaagatttttaaactaaatattttgaaagctattgttagtaaaaaaattaaaaatttagccAAATCTTTTCTAAAACAACATATATTCGTGACCGAAGAGAGTATATATTATGaatgtattttttatgataaatctaATAACATCAATCTTGCATAtcaatttatatgattttttacatattgatgatcaaagctaAAAAATCAGAATATAGTTAgatggacttatatttagaattGGATGgagtaatttatttatttatagcCGGTGGCTTCTGCGTGCAATTTATTCAATTTACCAAGAAATATAGGTTGATgctaagcttttttttttacctatgaCCGCTTGGAACGTCAAATTGTACTGTATCGTGTCAAACACAAGGATAGACCTATGTACACGTAGATATCACCAAACATACATTTATATGATGTACCAGAAAAGAAGACAAATGTAGTCCCAATTGAATCGTGTCCCACTAAAAATCCCGGCGTTGGGGTCCTAGCTTTATGGGGAAGTACCAAATGGCACTTTTTCTATATGTTGGTGGATTGTTAGCCATCGCTTTTAAGAAGCTAGATATGTTGGGGAGAGAGAGTTTGGAACAAAGCCACGGTATTAGGATTCCCGGGAACGTGGTGAACACAAGAACTCCTCACGAGTCTATGCAAATTTCACCGCAAGAATCAGGAGCAGTATTTGCATATTTTACCTATAATAATTTAGACATTAATTCAGTAGGGAAATTTTagaatataatattaatttcaTGCGCTTTTCAAGATTTGACACCCTACACCGCATGTTATTGACATAGAGTgaccccacatgtcattgagTTGTGAGTGTCGAATCCTAAAAGACATATGAATTtagttttatattttgaaatctCTCTAATTCAATATCACATCTGAATTACAAACTTAAAACTAGAGATATATCAATGAACTTATTGATGACGAGATTTGATATCTATAGTGATCATTATAATGATGATTGACTCAACGTGATATTTTTGGACCTGGTAAAATACGTAGGAGGTGATCTTCGAGTAAGTGAACGTGACCAACGACCACGATGATCTCATGAACATGGTGAATTTTAGCAGTTGGTCTTCGAACATGTGGACGAATTGGATGGATTCGATCACATATATGCATCGAGCAATTGGTCTCTAAGCAGGTAGTCAGATCGAGAAGATAGTACGTGAGCAGATATTCGAGTTGAGCATGTAGTCGAATCAAGAAGGTTGAACTGCAATAAATGATACTTGGGTAAATATATAGGAGTTTACGTGATTGATTgggaaagatatgttagttatagaaagtttggagattaaGTGACGTGGCATAgtcgaatcatatctgtaagtcttgctCGGTTTGAATTAAAAGTCCTGATATCTTACGGCTAAGATCTACCttcctttaaatatgagagagtCGTGATCGATTGAGAATCATTatccaatcgatcaaacacaatttatatTACCTTTCGTTTTATCTAGTTTCTATAGTCTCATTGTCTTTTCTAATATATATTGCTATCTATTCTTGATCTCAATGATAAGTCATCGGCCATCTGCACTCTGGCATAGTCCCTCCTGAGCATGGGTAACGATAAAGGTCCGACGACGTAGCGCCACGACCAGAGTATCCTGGgttaggttcacaaatttgttTGACATCCAAAAACCAGACCCCAGCAAATTTCCAAAATTCACAAATATTGTGAAATGAAGTAAAAAATCAGTGAGAATTTGACCAAATTCAACTGGTCAAACCAGTTTGACCAAGGCAAAATCCGATCGAATCGATCATTTGGTAACCGCTCAAATTCCTATAAAAACCGACCGAATTATGTCGAAAACCGACCGCATTTCTCGCATTTCGTTTGTGGTCGAAAACCGCTCAAATTCTATCGAAAACCGTTCGGTTTTTATTGAATTTCAGTAAAGTTcaagaaaatccagaaaaatagctcaaccttgtaaaatctataaataattcatctgagcttaaaatcaagtgaaacgatttttttagttttcttgtaacatgatctacatgataaaaaatttatactcatgaaaaagttgtatattttctacgagaaaaattatttgctaaacctagttaaatacatagttaattattttttaattcaaaaatcataaagccagtttttttagtcttattacatgctCCTCtgtcttctaaaaatatatggaatcatgaaatagttattgtaacattcAGAATTGAGTAAATATATTACAACTAGATTAACTCATGACTAATCCATTACACCTAAAACCCAAAGGGTAGTGACTAGTGACTATTGACCAGTGAGCATCGATTCTGTGCTCGCCCAAGAGCCAAATGGTACTCACATGCTATGCTAGATTGGTAGTGCATAATGTGCTCACATTTTGACAAGTTCAGAAGCATATTCCATTCCAGGGTGGTTCAGTAGATGACAATTGCGTCTTTTCCCTTGGACGTGTAGCTGCAAAAGCTGGACCAGGCTCACCTGACTGGTGACGCTTCAGCTACGAAAAGGGACTGGGAGGTTGGGGCATTGTATTGGCATGAAAAGGgaaaaggggaggggaggaagccCAATCCCATTTCCCCGATTAAATTGATTAACTGAAATACTTCACGTACTATCCTTTAGTGTATTATCCTGTATAACCAAGATATTTCATATGTCGGATCCATGCGTGAGCTTCCATTCAGTTGATTTAGGCCCCTGAAATCCACGGTAGTATGTGAATGATAGATTCGCAGAGGACTCCGAATTTTAGATTGTACAGACCTCTGAACTACAGATGCCAAAATAGAAGGCTAAAAAACCGTCCACCTGAAACTGCACGACTTTGTGATGTTCTGTTTCCTTCTGGGGAGTTGGACCAGATTACGTGCAGGCGCACAACTGCATGCGGAGCACAGCAAGTGAAGACAGAAATACAACACCACAACAAATGCATCATCTAATTCGATTGTCCATCTTTTCTCATTCATCAGTTGATTATATCATCCACTttatgcttttttttcttcacctAACCTTTCAATACAAATTTCAACATAAATACACGATCAAAATAGACGACACGTACTTATCATGTTGTGGAATTTTCCCTTGCAAGTGAAAGAACACGGGGAGCTGATGTCTTTGTCATGTGATTGTGAGTTTCGAAGGAGAGCCCTGTTGTCCTATTCAACGGATCATCATCTCATCCAAATCAGTTGATGTTTCGTGATCAAAACCCAAAGGGAAATTAAGGCGCAATTCATGCATTTTGAGTCTAAACTTTAATCTGCAcgttttttttcttgaatatgTATAATAACTGTGTGTCATTGCATTAAGGAGGGAAACAAAGGTTTGTTACAACTTGCATTTTGTAGAGATCTTTAACCGACGAGTTTAAGTTTTGACCCATCACACACCAAGTCCTGAACAACTGGACTGGACATGCGCTGAGCAGAACCAATGTGCAACTACCATGGGTCAT
Proteins encoded:
- the LOC133906453 gene encoding metal transporter Nramp6-like, translated to MAAPTGAGGAGCAAASVSSARADEEARALLPASAPGVDDEARALLPADDDEDLEERAYEAEEKVIVSISDGPDPEHGGGGEAALCSASGAAPPFSWRKLWLFTGPGFLMSIAFLDPGNLEGDLQAGAAAGDTLLWLLMWATAMGLLVQLLAARLGVATGRHLAELCRDEYPDWARLALWLMAEVAMVGADIQEVIGSAIAIKILSRGYLPLWAGVVITALDCFIFLSLENYGVRKLEAVFAFLIATMAISFAWMFTDTKPNGKDLLIGILVPKLSSRTIRQAVGVVGCVIMPHNVFLHSALVQSRKIDQNKEYQVREALRYYSIESTVALAVSFMINLFVTTVFAKGFYGSKEAGNIGLENAGQYLQEKFGGGFFPILYIWGIGLLAAGQSSTITGTYAGQFIMGGFLNLKLKKWTRALITRSFAIVPTIIVALFFDTFDSALDVLNEWLNVLQSIQIPFALIPLITLVSKEQVMGVFKIGPNTQAVTWTVATLLITINGYLLMDFFSSEIQGPLSATLLCVGVLVYASFVLYLILRGTELPGKIVKAIRTSLS